The sequence TATATGAGTTCAAGAATCCAAAATTTTACCATCTTAGCATGgatcatcatcttcatcttcttcagcCAGGCTCCACCTTTTTCTTTGTCCGATCCCAGAATTTTCGAAGCTGGGTTGCTCTGTGGAAAACCGCCGCCGGTGCCGAACAGCAGCTATATTCCTGTCTTCGTGGAAGAAATGCGATCGCTCTCGCAGCGTGTCACGGCGGATGACTGGGGGAATTACACGGTGCACTCCGCCGATTTTTCGATATACAGCCTTGCTCAGTGTCACAGTGATTTGTCTCACGATGATTGCCTTCAGTGCTACGCCGCCAGCCGCACACGCCTTCCCCGCTGCCTGCCTTCAGCTTCCGGCCGCATATTTCTGGACGGGTGCTTCCTGCGATATGATAACTACAGTTTTTTCGATGAAAGAACCGACCCCGTTTGGGATAAGGTGAATTGCAACAGCACCGTGGGGGTGGGGGCTGATGTGGAATTCGGGAAGAATGTGGCGGAGCTGATGGATAATCTAACTGCTGCTGCGGTTGCGAATAGGGGGCACGCGGCGGATGGGATTAAGGGTGTGTTTGGATTGGCGGAGTGCTGGAAGACTTTGACTGGGGATGGATGTAGCGAGTGTTTGGCGAAGGCGAATAGAGAAGTGAAAACTTGTCTGCCGAGCAGGGAAGGCAGAGCTTTGAATGCTGGTTGCTATTTGAGGTATTCCACGGTCAAGTTTTTCTCTAATCAATCCGAGGATTCAAATCGAAACTCCGGTGAGTTTGATGCAATTCTTTTAACGGGTTGTTGGAATTAAGCCGGTTCttggtttttttattttgtttgagtCTATTTTTTGTGCATATGGAAATGGAATCCATTCATTGGCGGCATGATTCTGTATGCGCCTTTAGCTTCGGTTCTGCGATAATTTAGTGATCTTCTACGTGTTTTGATGCAATCGATATACAATGTAATAGATGCTTTTGTGTCCCTTTTCTTATTTTTTCGTTGTATTTTGATTGCATGATCGAATTTTTTGCATTTCCATGCTTTGTCATTCAACTTTGGATGGCTCATTAATCTGATTACAAGGTTGAATGTTGGTGACATTTCGTACCATATTACAGCGACCCTTTTTATTCTGTTCATTTTCCTCGTGCTGTTGATTCATTCTCATGAAAATTtcttattgttttttatttttatttttctaggaGTCACTAAAACAGGGACTTCAATAGCGATTGCTTTGTCTGTGGCATTCTTCTGCATGCTTTCTCTATTTGCTGGTTATGCATCCTATGGAAGATGGAGAAGACGAAAACAAAGTAATATACATTGTCCATAAAGATTGataaatttcagtttttctttTATGTAATCGATAGAAAATTTATTTCACCATTTAAAATCCTTGCAGAACGTAGTAATCTTGGACGGATTTCATATTCCTACAACAAATcgaatttgaatttcaaatatgaaaCGTTGGAGAGGGCGACAAACTATTTCGACAGTTCAAGAAAACTAGGCCAAGGAGGGGCTGGCTCAGTGTACAAGGGAACCCTTTCGAATGGCCAAACGATAGCCGTGAAAAGGTTGTTTTTTAGCACCAGGCAGTGGGTAGATGAGTTCTTCAATGAGATAAATTTGATCAGTGGAGTTGAACACAAGAACCTTGTGAAGCTTCTGGGCTGTAGCATTGAGGGCCCTGAGAGTTTGCTGGTTTACGAATTTGTACCCAATAAAAGCCtcgaagaatgcatcagaaacaAGGCCAAGATTCTGAATTGGAAGGAACGATTCAATATAATTGTCGGAACTGCTGAGGGGATAGCTTTCCTTCATGGTGGTTGCTCATCCAGAATCATTCACAGGGACATAAAGAGCAGCAACATCCTTCttgatgaaaattttaatcCCAAAATCGCTGATTTTGGTCTTGCTCGATGTTTTGCAGCTGATAAAACTCATCTAAGCACAGGAATCGCGGGCACATTGTAAGAAACTTTCTTCTAAATCCGAATGTTTTGAGCATTCAAGTTCTCTCGATTTTAAGAAGTTGTTTTGACAGGGGATACATGGCTCCCGAGTATCTTGTAAAAGGACAGCTTACCGAGAAAGCCGATGTCTATAGCTTCGGGGTGTTGGTTCTTGAAATTGTGTGCGGCAGGAAGAACAATGCATTTGAGGAGGATTCCGGGTCCCTTCTAAAGACTGTAAAATCTCATGGCTCGAAACATTTTTCTTCGATCTTACaatgttaattattaaatattttcttgttcTGGCATTAGGTTTGGAAACTCTACAAGACAAATAGATTAACAGAAGTAGTGGATCCTCTTCTAAAAGGTGATTTTCCATCAATGGAGATCTCAAAAGTGCTGAAAATCGGGCTTCTGTGCACGCAGGCTTCTGTCGCTCAGAGGCCTTCGATGGAGGAAGTCGTTCGAATGCTTGTGAACGAAAACTGCGAAATTCCCGAGCCAAATCAACCACCATTTTTAAACAGTATGGTTTCGGCAGACTCTGGTCAGTTATCATACAGCACAAACAGTTCATCATCAAACACAGTTAAAAAACTCGGAGACCGGTACTCATCAGCAGAGTCATCGAGTATACAGAGTTGTGATCTATAAGCGTATATATCCAAACTACGAATGAAGTTTTGTAAAGGGATACAATTGTAAGAGCTAGTTTTTGTGTGCAAAGTTAATATctgtacaaatcttgtattagATTTCGAAAATGCGTAGAGAATTGTAGGAAagataattttgaattcagaGATTTGTATTTGATGTAAAAAAAAGTATCATTTGACAACATGGGAGCACCAGAGATTGCTATTGTGACACGGCCttcaattttataaaagttcATGAGGTCCCTCTTCTTTGTCTCTCACGTAGTTGAACCTATTATTTCATGTGTTACTATCACCACAAATTCTTAGGAAAAACTTCATGCATCATGCTCAGGGAGACTCACATTTTGCAGCAAATCAGGAACATAGCTCAGTTCGAGACCACCAAGTTCAAGTACGAATGCCTCTGAATCGCTGAGGATCACGGTCCACTCTCCAGTTTCTGGATTCATTTCCCAAACATCCCTCGCAAACTCATTGGTTTTATAAAGGATAAATTACAGCCCATTTTTTGAATTGAGGCATAGAAAACCAACTAATAGTTTCCCTCTCTACATTCAACGTCAAAACAAAGTTTTGCCAATCCAGTGTGCATAGCCTTCGGTAACTAATGACACAGATCTCCTATTAACTGCGAGACGAATGTCCTATGTCAATATGCCGCCAAACTCTATCAACTACAATAGTTAGCACTGCGATTTGGACCATATGGTTTCTTACCGCACGCATACACCACTTCATACTCCACAGAAGCCTCAATTATCTCACTGGAATTTGGAGGAAGTATAGCCCGCTGTTTTGTCAAGGgattagtaataataataataataataataataataataacaacataataaataTCCGAGTCTCTGAATCAGGGACCACTGCTAAACCATTACAGCTAGTCCATATTAGATATTCAAATCCATAGTCAAACTTACATATCTCGAGACAACTTCGTCACATTTCCACATAAATCACATTGCGATGTTGTCGTCTTACCTTGTAATTATCATTAAGAGCCGGATACAACTCCTGGATTATAATTCCAGGAGTAGAATTCCGAATATGGTGTTGGATGAAATCTTTGGTACGGATCATATTTACATCAGAAAGTATATAACTAATACGAaacattattatgatttttttcactaaattacaaaaataaatgaatagatttgaaatttatacacgcaacctaaaagaatttagaAAAACATTTCTTGAAGAAGACATCTCCTTTGTCTCTTCCTCGCACCCCTCTTGCAGCAATGACAAATGGACACCTGTGTAGATATACAGAAGAACCATACTCATTATATAAATTCTCCTCCTTTTTCTCcttaaattcaacaaaaaagtAGTAGCAAAATAACTTGCAACCGTAATcccagaaaatatttttacccaCATTCTCAAATTGTCGCAAAATAAGATGTCGCTTCAGAAATTTTGGATATTTTCAGAGAAAAAAGGAAAACGGGAGAGAGACTTCACAAGTAAAAACATCAACTGAACACACTCTACAATCTCTAAAATTATAGGAATTTTGCACAAAAGATTAAAACTTGGACAAGATAAAGCTGAatataaaaacaacaaaacacAAAAGCCGTCATCTTTACCGCAGTCTTTGGTTCTCTGGTGAACGGGGGAAGATTTATCATCCGAcagttttattttaattattaaaaacctTTTTTGAacgaaaattatttaaaactgtATGCTGCCGCATGTATTTATATAAGTGACGTTTGATAcgtatttgtttaattttttaatttaatttttatttaaatgatagtatatataataaaaaattttgttataattttaaattaatgaattaaaaaaggaagaaaacaaaaacatgaaccataattgaattgagaatgaaaGATTGGGGTTATATGGTTTGGTAAAAAAGAGACCAAATTTGATCTTAATCCAACATATCTTAGATTGATACGTAATTTAATGATAATATCTTAGATTTTGTTTAAGATATGACATGAGAAAAAAACACTTAATTTGGagaattaatatatatgtaatcGACTCTACAATATTCAATAACGATTATAATATGTTTTGTCATCTCAAAGTATGCTTGATGTGTGTTATTATGATACACgcgtaattaaattattttaagtagtTAAATGTTAAATATAGACTAAATTAAATTCGGAgaaaatttatacctttatcttagGAGAATAAGTGGGACAAAATCTATTTGTGTACTAATTTCCAAAGATTGATTTCATTTTCATacgtttaataaaaatattttttaaaaatgtaaccTTTGGGAAACCATGATTTATCTCAAGTTTTATTTCTGatatacatttatatatgttatattatatatagacTACCATCTATAATTAAATGTATTGAGCTAATTGATATCACATCATTATACTTattctattatttttattaatgttaTTAATAATCCctagtttgatttgatttattatttaataaaaccgATAAATCTGATTTAGTTCGAACTTTTATAAAAACGAACCGAACCGGCACTTCACACCGCTGATGAAAATCATTCATTTAGCTTTATTCTCTATTGCTATATATTGAATAAACGGGAAATTGACCTTCAAtccccagccgtcgtttttttttgtgttcagtctctgagtatttttttagtaccacattttcacatgaagtgtaccacaatttgtatgacataatatcacaattttgtgggtatggagtgaacccaaagaaatgttttgattggagatttttcaccaacttccccaagaataaaacattttgttttagataatttttaattttattaccaCCTAAGTTTATGAATAAAACAGTACTATTCAGCTATAAAGTATTAAATAAGTCATAACAGTAATTGTTTCAACAACTTTTTTTCCATGCATTTACAAATTCTGCTCCAAGAAAAAAATTACTTGCTTGGAGTTGAAACGAAGATTATCTAACAACACCACATTTTGGAAAGAGTTATTTATACATGATTGAAGCTTTTAAATAACACGGGGATTTTATATATTAGGAGATGGAGATGAAAAAAGTATTGTCCGACCCTTATCTCTATTTAACATGTATCAGCGGCCAATCTAAATCTGCTCTTAGCTAGAGAAACTAGTTCCTTCCATGATGATTTATCAAAGTGAACAACTTCCTTGCGCCACGACAAAGGCAAGATCCACCAACCACCCAAAACCCCGATCAGCACAAGTTTTTCGTCTTTCATTTCAACTCTAGCGAGACATAAGAAAGTGTAATCTTCAACTTCTACAGTCTTTAATTGCGGAGGCTGAAAAATACAGTGGAGGAAGATGTAAAAAGAACCAAACAAAGAACTTGTATTTTTGTATCTTCTTAACTCCAGTCTCCAAATTTGACACTGAATTCAGTAAGAGAATGCACAAGGACAGAGTATTGCACAGCAATAATTGAGAAAATTCCATAAATGGAGCAAGAAAATCACCTTGAATCTGTACAAGAAGGGTTGTCGGCCAATAATCTGGTGCCGCAACTGAAAAGATTAATATCAAAAAGGGAAAAACGAGGTGGAAGCTATGAAATTATGAAACCCGAATATTTAGAGAAACTACTCATAACATTTCACAATCTTTTCGTAAACTACAGAGTTTCAGTAATTCTATATATGACAGAAAGATGGATTTCGAGAAATATGGTGAAGTATTTCCTAAACATGCACAATTCCATACAGGCAACCAATGGAGAAAAAGCTAATTACCCGATCAACAACTAAATAAACCGAGGAAGGGTATGGCTTTGTGGTTAGAAAGACAAGAGTAACTTTAGCCACAAGGAAGACAGGGTGACTCTGTCCCCAATTCAGCCACAAATTTAAAATCAGGAAAAACGGCACTAGCAATTTCCGAATCAAAGCAATAATCCCATCAACTTTTTCGCAAGAAGGCGAATCCGTTGAAATCGTTTGAGGAAAATCAGCCAGTGGATGGAAACCTACAAAATGAGAAACAAAATTTCACTCGCTCATGCCAACCACAAAGCAAGTAACAACCACTTTCAAAGTACATGAAAACAATACATTTACCAGAAAACTTGCTACTCACCTTCCAAACAATAAGAAATCCTTGGCCAAAGGACAATTGATCCAAGAACACCACACACAACCGTATTTCGAACCGAAAACCTGCATTCTGTGAGCAAAACCAACAGTTACAGAATTTCAATAGATGACTGTAATTCAACAATGGTTTGACCCCTTTATCCACAAAGAAAAACCTTCAATAGCGAAGTACATTGATCTCGTTGGTTGTCCAATATGGTGATAGAACAAATTAACACAGTCAAGAACAAATGGAAGCTCCACTAAAACTTGAATTCACCTGAGTCCCACACTTTCTGAGCGTATTCAAATGATTTCCGCAACGCAACCAATTTGAAGCTAGATTTGGTCAGGGAACACAGCTCCGGAGAGTTTGTAGCTTCCAATTTTATCCACGCCTTGAAAAAATCCGATTTCCCGAAACCTGACAACAGAAATAAGACAGTGATCAGTGTATTCATTTGACTGGGGTGAGCATAGAGAGGAGTATATGCCTGTTGATTGGGAAGGGGACTAACGAGGACTTGTTCCCACGGAAGAGGACGAAACAGCCGCAGCGACAGGAGCCCTAAACGGCCGGAGAAATCTGACGGCGAACATTTTTCAGTGACGTATGTATTTCTAAACACGCTTTTTCTCAGAATAAATCGGTATTCTCTTTTCCTTTCACACGCTTTATAAGAAACGGATTTAAGAAATTGGATAGGGGGAACACGCTGAAGAGACCAAAATATCTTGGCCCCATTGTCAAGTTTAAGTATCTAGTGAAACAGCACCTGCCTCCACAAGCAAGGAAAAAATGGCATCCTCTTTTGTATCTCATCTCCAATTATCTATGTCAAATCCTTTGTGAAGCGATCACCGACCATATTTCAAGAAGGGCATCTGGAGGTAATATGTTGAAACATTAATACGGTTCCTTCCGTGGTGAATTAATAGCTAAAGTTGCGTTCTTTGCTGTGAATATTACCTAAAAAATGGGATTTAGTTTATGGTTTTGTATCGGTAGGAGACAAAGATCAGTTGTGGCTAGATTTGGTCGGAACCCGCTAGAAGAAAGCAAGAATCACTATGAATTGCTTGCAGTTTCTGTTGACTCGAGTGCTCAAGAACTCAAGGATGCTTACAGGAGACTGCAAAAGAAATATCATCCGGATATAGCAGGGGAACAAGTGCCTTATGTGCATCCCATATCATGTTCTTGAATCTTGATTTCACTGTAagaagtttaattaattaagattaAGTTTCAGGGTCATGAGAACACACTGATAGTTAACAAAGCCTACAAAATTTTAACGAGCAATGTACTGAGGAAAGATTATGATGCATCCGTTGGTCGAACGGGATTCGAGGTTGATAGGAGTGCTTCTGGCAGCGTTTGGCGAGGGCCCTTGCAACATCATGCTCCATTCGTGGACGAAAATGCTGGCATAGGTTGGTAACGTTTGAACGATGTTTTGTTTCAAAGAAACCAAGATTTTGATGTTGGTTTTATCTTTTACTATCGACAATTCAAGAACGAAACTGTAGCTTGGTGTGGATTTATTGAAATGAAATGTGAATTTCTAGGCTGCAGAGAATGCGATGCACCACGCTGGTAACACGTTCGTGATGGATGAAAGTTTTGGAACTACGGGTGTTAAAGTTCAATATGGAGATGATAATGGAAGAATTGAGTATCCATGATCAGACAATTTTATTCTTCCGTATGTCTGAATCAAATTCCCCTACAATTGCCTCTGCTGACCATTCTTACTTGGTTGTAGAAATCATGGCTCTTCATAGGATCTCCCCAGAGGCAGATCCAGCAGCGAGCGAGGTTGGGGTTGCTGCCTGCCCTCGCAAACctgaaaaattttgaaattcttaGGAATAATTTTTTCTAAACCCAAAGGTTCTCAGGTTTGAGGGGGCAGGCagcaattatttttttctaaaaccTAAGATTTTGTCTCATCTCGCCCTTCCTCTCCCAGATTCATGGATACAATTTATCTGAGGTGAGTCCAACGAGGTTGAAAATGGCAGTCCCTCCTCAGAGTCTGAAAGTAAAATAAATCGTCCCCAGTCCATGAACTAGTTCATGTGTAAACAGATCGTGCAATCTGAATCCATTAGTGGATGAATATTAAGAACATATTTTTTCCAGAGTGTCTGACTTAAACTGTATCAAGAACACCCATGAATATCTCGAAAAAGCATCGAAcaatgtaagaaaatacttaGCACCTTCATTATTGGCAGTGCGATAATGACCTATATGTCCATGTGGGCAAGATGGAAACTATGTGGGGAATTGTGTCTCTCGACAGATGGCAACACAGCTCTAGTTTGCTTGGCTATTGGACAGATTTTGCAGTGTTATGAGTCTATTTTGTGCAATAAAAGGCAAGCATTGTAATCGAGCAACAGACGTGTGGTCAAATCTTTTATGCCAAAGATCAATATTATCATTGGGATAAGAAGAAACATTACAAGTTGTTAATTGTTTGGATAAAGGAATAACTAGATTACATGATGAATCATTCAATTAAGTCTTGGAATCATTCAATTAAGTCTTGGGAGCAGCAAGTGATGAAGGATTGACAAGATAATACGAGCCATCTTTAAATCTATCAAGAGTTCCTTAACCAAACAGAAGGTTGGATAAAACACAACACTGGTTGTGCTTGGTAAACTGGGAACAAGGACTCGTAAGCTTGAAAATTCCATGGATGATTTGAAGGAGTCTGTTGGGAACAACCTTGGGATCATCGATGAGAAACTGAGACGAATGGGCAATATTCTTAGAGAGGTACTCCTTTTCCTTTTTATGTACACTTTTAAGTGGCAATAGGTAAGGTTTATCATCAACTTATTCTATGACACCTAATCTTGGAGACAACATGTTCATTTCTTTTTCAGCTTTATAGTCATTTGGCCATGTTAGTTTCTGACTTACCTGGACTAAATTTTACTGAATTGATACGTTAAATCATAAATGACATTAACTTATGCAATATAGAGTACACTTTTGTTCACTTTCTCAATTGTGTACTTATTTCAAACTATGCAAAGAACGTTTACCTACTATTACACATACATGAAATTAATCAAAGATATTTTTCATCCAATCTTGCTTTATTctgaaaatcaattttttgtaaaaataatcaaatgaaTTGGAGAGTTGGTTCTACTTTTGGTTACGGGTACATtacaattttcaatttattacaTGATATCTAAGTGAAAAGTGTCTTGTGGGTGAGCTTGGCCTAACCCTTCCCTTTTTGCATGTTAAAAAATTCTTGATTAATTTTATGCAACTCTTTATGGTTATTGTAATATGTCTGCAGGTGCAAACTGGTGTACAAGTGATAAGTGATGAACAAGCAAGAGTAGGTGAACTACCAGTTGCTAATTTGCAGTCTCCAAATTCGGAAAAAGTCCGAAAGCCAAAACCTTGCACATGCTGAACTGACCCAGCCAGTTGCATCTGCTAACCAGCAGTTCTAAACAGTTTCTCTTACACTGCCACCTCCAAGCCTCCCTCCACCCAATGCTCCACCACCACAACAACATAACTTAAGAGTTTCATGTTCAGTTTCCTAACCAGTACTCACAAAACCAAACTACTTCTGTTCCTCGGCAAGAATCTTACTTTCCTCCATCTGACCAGACTCCCCAACAACAGTATCAAGTACCAACACCTCCccagcagcaccagcatcagcTTCTCGCACCTCTACCACAACATATAAATCAGCCACCTCCACCACAACACCAACATCAGCCACCACCTTCTCAACCACATTACTCTCAACCACCTCCGCCGCAGCACCAACACTCCTGAACCTCACTCTCTGCCACATTCACCTCCTCATCTGCATCCCCCATTCTCGGCAATTAACACATCCCTACCCCAGCCACAATTGAGTCATCACTCCGAAGAAATGCTGTATGGACCTCCTCAAACTTATCCATCTGGCATTCGCCCACCACTTTCTCATCCCTCTGTTGAAGTTCCTCCCCCCTCGACAATTATATACTCCTACCCCAAATGTTTATGAGCCTCGATCTAGCAGGTATTCCAGGATATTCTCATTCATTTGGTTGGTCAATCAGCAGGTCATGTCGAACATATCCTTACAACAGCTCACCATCACAGTATGGTAGTTACACGCCAAGGAAACCACAACAATTTCCTTCCAACGATGGTGGACTTGGTGGTGGAAGTGGTTATCCGCAGCTACCTACTGCTCGAATATTACCTCAAGCAATTCCTACAGCCTTAATGTTGGTGGTGGGTCGGGGTCTGGCAGCTCTGGGAACAAGGTTCCTATTGATGATGTGGTTGGGAAAGTGACCCACATAGGATTTCCAATAGACCAAGTGAGGGCCACAGTCCGGGAAATTGACAGAGTATGGACAATCAGTAGATTTAAACGTGAATGGACAAGTGATGAATGACACTGAAGGCCAAGCTCCTCGGGCGTGGTTTGGCCGGTGACAGATTCTGCTGCTTCATGCGGGTGTAGAGTTTTGAATTCACTTGTTTGAAAAGACAAACTCGCGCTACGTTtcttcttgtgtttaatttgcTATTTTTCAGTGTATTTATGATATTACTTTATCTACATTTGAGCATCACGAGTAGTCGATTTGGCGTTTTTTACTAAATTTATTCTTTACTAGCTCAAATTTATTCATCCCTATGCTAAAGCTCATCGATTTGGTTTGCCGCAATTTTGTATATTGAGTATTTATCGATCAGGtcattgaattaaaattacGATACAAAGACAAttataacattattttttatatatttcttttatttttatgttcgTTATTTactgaaaaagggaaaaaaattgtaatttttcgtTTTAtgtctaatttaatttaaacaattaaaatgtgTATCAACTAAACTAAAGGATTGGTCGTCGGGGAAGTTACTGGTCCACTGCACGCGCAACGAACTAATTCGTACTTAGTCACAATAATTTCATGTCAAAAAAGCATACGTTCATGAGCCAGCCTTCACAAATCCAAGGGTAAAAGCGTAAATTAACTCTTTCACCTCATGAACCCAAACATTGTGGCCAATTTAGAATAACACAAAATTCATGCATCCTTCGTAAATAGCAATAACCCCCCCTGTATTTTCCAATGTCTTTGCCAGGTTTCTTAGAAGTATATATACGGGGACTCCTATGATATATCTTCCTTCTAATGTAAAACCCCCATTCGGAGATCACTCAGCAAAAACTGACAAAATCTACACGCGAAATACAGCTGCGAACACATAATCAACGATCAATTGCGGAACAGAAGgcaaaatatatttcaattagGTAGAAATTTGGGGGCCCTGCATTGATAAGTGATCGTACTACATATTTTTGCGTTGAAGAAACAAGTCATCGAAGCTTTAGTTCGAATTTCAGTGATTAGGTTTAAATTTCTCCACCTTTCTGTCATCAATTTCAGCTGATTTTGATTTGTAGAGTAGTTTTTCTTTTGTCAGCGTGGTGttatgtttgattatgtttCTTCGGGATTTCGCggttgattttttgtattgacATTAGGCTTTTTGCTCCTTGCGCAACGGTTgcgcatttttttttcttctgttttttcTTTTGGTTTTGTCTGGGATTGGTTTTTATTGTTGTGGTGCCAGCAAGGTTGAAAATGTTGAATGTTAACTGGCAATTCTTGTGGCGTCTCTGATTGAAACTTAGGTCCCACTGACCCCAAATGTGGTTGTGCCTGAGATGGTTGATTCTGGTTACTGTTTGCATGATTTAAGTGTGGGTACTAGACATTTAGTACATAAAGATGTCTGTGATAGTCAATTATGGTTCATTGCTGCTCATCTAGCCAATTCTTGTTCTGTGATAAATAATTATGTTGTTCGGTTTTCCTTTCTTCGATAGGTTGAGCTGTAAGTTTCGTAATTAACCGCCCGTATTCATCAGCAAAGAGCTGTGTATTTATTACATTCTATTTGTTTTTTGGATTTTCCAGGACCTTCTGATAAGATCTTGACTTACACGTTTTTTTTAGATGTGAACAAACTGATGCCTTAAATGCTTCCAGATGGAAGTTGATATGCCGGagtcatttttaatatatagtGCCATGAAATGTTTCCTTAAATTCCAGAGTCTTTAATGATAGTAATTTAGGGACGCTAacgaattttttatttctttatctttCGTAAAATTGGAAGAGTTGTGCTTGGCTTTGCTGGTAATTAGTCGGAACTCGGAACTATTAGAATTTAGTAAATATAAGCTTTTTATCATGTTGAGTCTGGGATTTGACATATCAGCTCTGGCTGGAGTTCTGTGGGGTTGAAGAGTGActttttgatttaatttgtaATGTGGAAACATTTTATGTAAAGAAATGTCTATATCTTGTTTGATATTTCAGAGAATGGGAAAGGAAGTCAGTAAATTGTTTGGCTTGAACCTTTTTATTATCTTTCCATCTCTAGGTGGTGGTGGAGCTGTAATCGATTCACTAATTTTTTCTCCGTTTCCCTATCTCCTAGGGATATTGAACTTTTGAAGCAGAGTGACAATTCAGATTTCTTTCTTCCCATCACTGGCATTCCATGGATCTAAAGGCTTCTTCTCAAGACCTTTCCCCCTCAGATTGCGCCAGTGATTCCGAGGAGAAAGAAATCAGTGAAGGCGAAGATGAAGACG comes from Primulina huaijiensis isolate GDHJ02 chromosome 5, ASM1229523v2, whole genome shotgun sequence and encodes:
- the LOC140976089 gene encoding cysteine-rich receptor-like protein kinase 42 isoform X2, translating into MSSRIQNFTILAWIIIFIFFSQAPPFSLSDPRIFEAGLLCGKPPPVPNSSYIPVFVEEMRSLSQRVTADDWGNYTVHSADFSIYSLAQCHSDLSHDDCLQCYAASRTRLPRCLPSASGRIFLDGCFLRYDNYSFFDERTDPVWDKVNCNSTVGVGADVEFGKNVAELMDNLTAAAVANRGHAADGIKGVFGLAECWKTLTGDGCSECLAKANREVKTCLPSREGRALNAGCYLRYSTVKFFSNQSEDSNRNSERSNLGRISYSYNKSNLNFKYETLERATNYFDSSRKLGQGGAGSVYKGTLSNGQTIAVKRLFFSTRQWVDEFFNEINLISGVEHKNLVKLLGCSIEGPESLLVYEFVPNKSLEECIRNKAKILNWKERFNIIVGTAEGIAFLHGGCSSRIIHRDIKSSNILLDENFNPKIADFGLARCFAADKTHLSTGIAGTLGYMAPEYLVKGQLTEKADVYSFGVLVLEIVCGRKNNAFEEDSGSLLKTVWKLYKTNRLTEVVDPLLKGDFPSMEISKVLKIGLLCTQASVAQRPSMEEVVRMLVNENCEIPEPNQPPFLNSMVSADSGQLSYSTNSSSSNTVKKLGDRYSSAESSSIQSCDL
- the LOC140976098 gene encoding uncharacterized protein isoform X1; its protein translation is MFAVRFLRPFRAPVAAAVSSSSVGTSPRFGKSDFFKAWIKLEATNSPELCSLTKSSFKLVALRKSFEYAQKVWDSECRFSVRNTVVCGVLGSIVLWPRISYCLEGFHPLADFPQTISTDSPSCEKVDGIIALIRKLLVPFFLILNLWLNWGQSHPVFLVAKVTLVFLTTKPYPSSVYLVVDRLRHQIIGRQPFLYRFKPPQLKTVEVEDYTFLCLARVEMKDEKLVLIGVLGGWWILPLSWRKEVVHFDKSSWKELVSLAKSRFRLAADTC
- the LOC140976089 gene encoding cysteine-rich receptor-like protein kinase 42 isoform X1; protein product: MSSRIQNFTILAWIIIFIFFSQAPPFSLSDPRIFEAGLLCGKPPPVPNSSYIPVFVEEMRSLSQRVTADDWGNYTVHSADFSIYSLAQCHSDLSHDDCLQCYAASRTRLPRCLPSASGRIFLDGCFLRYDNYSFFDERTDPVWDKVNCNSTVGVGADVEFGKNVAELMDNLTAAAVANRGHAADGIKGVFGLAECWKTLTGDGCSECLAKANREVKTCLPSREGRALNAGCYLRYSTVKFFSNQSEDSNRNSGVTKTGTSIAIALSVAFFCMLSLFAGYASYGRWRRRKQKRSNLGRISYSYNKSNLNFKYETLERATNYFDSSRKLGQGGAGSVYKGTLSNGQTIAVKRLFFSTRQWVDEFFNEINLISGVEHKNLVKLLGCSIEGPESLLVYEFVPNKSLEECIRNKAKILNWKERFNIIVGTAEGIAFLHGGCSSRIIHRDIKSSNILLDENFNPKIADFGLARCFAADKTHLSTGIAGTLGYMAPEYLVKGQLTEKADVYSFGVLVLEIVCGRKNNAFEEDSGSLLKTVWKLYKTNRLTEVVDPLLKGDFPSMEISKVLKIGLLCTQASVAQRPSMEEVVRMLVNENCEIPEPNQPPFLNSMVSADSGQLSYSTNSSSSNTVKKLGDRYSSAESSSIQSCDL
- the LOC140976098 gene encoding uncharacterized protein isoform X3, giving the protein MFAVRFLRPFRAPVAAAVSSSSVGTSPRFGKSDFFKAWIKLEATNSPELCSLTKSSFKLVALRKSFEYAQKVWDSECRFSVRNTVVCGVLGSIVLWPRISYCLEGFHPLADFPQTISTDSPSCEKVDGIIALIRKLLVPFFLILNLWLNWGQSHPVFLVAKVTLVFLTTKPYPSSVYLVVDRIIGRQPFLYRFKPPQLKTVEVEDYTFLCLARVEMKDEKLVLIGVLGGWWILPLSWRKEVVHFDKSSWKELVSLAKSRFRLAADTC
- the LOC140976098 gene encoding uncharacterized protein isoform X2; the protein is MFAVRFLRPFRAPVAAAVSSSSVGTSPRFGKSDFFKAWIKLEATNSPELCSLTKSSFKLVALRKSFEYAQKVWDSECRFSVRNTVVCGVLGSIVLWPRISYCLEGFHPLADFPQTISTDSPSCEKVDGIIALIRKLLVPFFLILNLWLNWGQSHPVFLVAKVTLVFLTTKPYPSSVYLVVDRHQIIGRQPFLYRFKPPQLKTVEVEDYTFLCLARVEMKDEKLVLIGVLGGWWILPLSWRKEVVHFDKSSWKELVSLAKSRFRLAADTC